GTTTTCCGTCAAAGTGTGGACCGTCTTTGGCGACACTCTGGTTCCCGAGAACGTGCGCTTCCCGGCTCGTCATCGCGAGGGAGCGGAGCGACCGCGGCGATCTCCAGAGCTCCATCAGGAACGTCGCAATCAAGCGGACGCGGGCGGGTTCGTCACCCGCGCCGTTGCTGTTTCGCTTTCGCCGCCTGGATCTGAACGCGCAGGATGTCCCGGAGGTAGTGCCAGTGAGGAACGAGCTTCGGGGCGGAATCGGCGTAACGCTCTGCCGCCTCGACGTCCGGCGTGCTCTTGTTGAGGTTCGCCCAGGCGAGATTCATCAGCAGCTCCGGCTCCCCCCAGGAGGGCTGGAGGGGATCGGCCGGGGACGATGCGCTCGAGTCCGCGCTCGCGATCGCACTCGAGATCGATTGACGCGGCGGGGCTCCCACTGACGTTCGAATTTCGACATTCGACGGCGCCCGACCCGCCACCGTCCGACTTGGAACTGCGGCGCTCCCCGACTTTCGACTTATGACTTTCGACCTGTGACTCTGAATCCCCGCGCCGCCCCGCTACGGCGTCCGCGGGTCGACCGGCTCGGCCGGAGGAAACGCCACTGGAGCCACGCACAGGCGTCCGGGATCGCACGGCGAGGGAAGCCCCCCGAAGAGGTAGACCGCCCCCCCGGGAGCCGCGCCTGAGGCTCCGACCGCGAGCGTTCCGTCCGAGATCGCGATCGCGCCGCCGAAGGAGTCTGCCCCCACGGTGTCGGAAGCCCTCAGCTTCGCGTCGAACGCGGACGTCGTCGTCCAGCCTCCCGCCGGCTTCACGAACACGTACGCGGAACCCGGAAAAGGGCTCGAGCCGGCATTGAGGGGCGCGCCGACGGCCACGATTCGACCCGAGAGCGCCACCGAAGCCCCGAAGTAGTCGCTGGAATTGCCGTCGGAAGCCGCGAGCTCGGCGTCGAAGGCCGAGGTGCTCTCCCATCCCGAGGGGGGTTTCTCGAACACGAACGCCGCGCCCTGCTCGTGGTTCGAACCGATCCGGGCGTACAGGGCGCCGACGACGATCGTGTCTTCCGAGAGCGCGACGGACTGGCCGAATCCGACGTTCCCGACCGAATCGGGAACGGTGAGCTTCGCGTCGAAGGCCGTCGTACTCGCCCATCCCGAAACCGGCTCGACGAAGACGTATCCGGCTTCGAAGCCGCTCCCGAAGCCCGGAGACCCCGCGACGACGGTGTCGCCCGAGACCGCGAGCGAGCTTCCGAGCTCGTCGTCCGCGTGGCCGCCGGCGACGGTGAGCCTCGCCGTGAACGTGGACGTCGTCGCCCAGCCGGTCCCCGGCTCTTCGAACACGTAGACCGCTCCCTGCCCGGCATTTGCCCCGACCCTCGCGTCGGATGCGCCGACGAAGATCGTGTTCGCCGAGATCGCCACCTGACTCCCGAATGCGTCGCTATTGAAACCGCCCGAGGCCGTGAGCTTCGCCGTGAACGCGGACGTGCTCTTCCACCCCGAGGCCGGCTTCACGAAAACGTATGCGGCGCCTTTCGACCCGATGTTGAACTGCGTCGCGCCGACGACCACCGTGTCGCCGAGGATCGCGACGGACGAACCGAATCCGTCGTCGGTCACGCCGTCCGATGCCGTGAGCTTCGCGGCAAACGTCGTCGTGTCCGCCCATCCCGAGGCGGGCTTCACGAAGACGTAGGCCGCCGCGGGCTGAGCGTAGGGCGCTCCGGCGACGAGCGTGTCCCCGGAGATCGCGACGGATATCCCGAGGGAGGCGTTCGCGGTCGACCCGAGCTTCGCCTCCTGGAAGATCGAGATGTCGCTCCCGATCGCCCGCGAGATGGCCTCCCGGGCCGCCGGAGGAACCCCGCGCGAGGCATCCAGCCCCTGCGCTCCGGCGATCGCGGCCGAGATCACACCCGTGAGAACGGAAAGCAGGACACGGCGCCGGCTCGACATGGGCCCTCCTCCACGTTGCCCGATCAAGGGGCTCGGACGATCACGCTGGACCGAGAGCGGCTCCTCCGAAGCGGGTAAGGTGCGGCCATCTTATCCCGCGCCGCCGTCGGCCGCCGGCGGTCATCCCGGAGAGCGAGAAGAATCTGGGGTCAACGCCTTATTATACATTATAGGCATGACCGACTGACCCGCGACGCGCGACGGATCACCCCGTCGCCGTAATCCGGGTCGAATGCAGGATCGCCACGCGCCAGGCGCCCCGCTCGCGCCGGACGATCGCGCTCTCGAGCCATCGCCGTTTCTGCGCGCCGTGCTTTTCGTCGGTGATGTCGGAATCGAGGAAGTACACCGCGTAACCGAAGCTCCCATCGACACGCACCTGCCGGAAATCGAACCGGTCCGAACGCTCGTAGCGGCTCCGAGGTCCCGGCATCGTCGCGATGTCGCCGGCGGCGTCGAAGATCTCGCCGTTTTCGAGAAGGCGGTAGTCGTCCGTGAGGAGCAAACGGTACTTTTCGACATCGCGCTTTCGGTAGAAAACGTCGTAATAGTCGGCGATCAGCCGCTTCACCGCCTCGGCGTCGCCGGCCGGCGGCGTTCCCTCCCCCGCGGCGTACGCGCCGCCGAGAAGCGCTGCGGCGGCGGCGAAGAATTCCCGACGTTTCATGAGGCCTCCTCTGACGCTATCGCGGACGAGTCGCTGCGCTAAGGATGGCGTCCGTCGCGATCCTGAATTCCATGGTCTCACAGCTCCCCGAGGGCGCCGACGCTCCTCCTCGGGAGACTCTCGAATCTGTGACCCCCTTCTACCCGGCGGCGATCGGGGAGCTCGAGCCTCGCCTGGGACGGCGCGAGGCCGCCCGCGAGCGGTTCCGGTCGGCGCTCGCGCTCGCGCGCAATCCCGACGAGCGGCGGTACCTTTCGCAGCGCGTGAGCGAGGGGACGACGACGACGCCCGCCGGACTCCCCCTATCGAACGGTCAGAGTGCGGCGCGACTCGGGTGCATTGTCCATCGAGTCCGAACGATCGGCCCGTGCGACGGGGGTAGAATCCCGGGCCAAAGGGAACGCTGCTGATCCTGACGAGTCGTCGAACAGGGAATCTCTGATGCTCACGCCGGGAACCCGACTGGGACCCTACGAGATCCTGTCTCCGCTCGGGGCCGGCGGAATGGGCGAGGTTTATAAAGCAAAGGATACGCGCCTCGGCCGGGACGTCGCGATCAAGGTCCTTCCGACGCACCTGATCGACGATCCAGACATGAAGGCCCGCTTCGAGCGCGAAGCCCGGGCGATCTCGCAGCTCACGCATGCGCACATCTGCACGCTCTACGACGTCGGAAGCGAAGGCGGCGTCGAGTATCTCGTCATGGAGCTCCTCGAAGGGCAGACGCTCGCCGACCGGCTCGAGAAGGGGCCCCTTCCGACCGAACAGATCCTGAAGTACGGCGTCGAGATCGCCGACGCGCTCGACCGCGCCCACCGAGCCGGAATCGTTCACCGGGATCTGAAGCCCGGCAACGTGATGCTGACGAAGTCGGGTGTCAAGCTCCTCGACTTCGGCCTCGCGAAAGCGGTCGGGGCGAACGAGCCGCCCTCCGAGCTCTCTTCCCTTCCCACGCAGGCACCCTCCCGTCCGCTGACCGAGAAGGGAACGGTGATGGGGACGTTCCAGTACATGGCGCCGGAGCAGCTCGAGGGGAAGGACGCCGACGCGCGGACCGACATCTTCGCGTTCGGGTGCCTGCTGTACGAGATGGCGACGGGGCAGAAGGCCTTCACGGGATCGACCCAGGCCTCGCTCGTGTCGTCGATCCTGCGCGACGAGCCAAAGCCGATCTCGGCGGTGGCGCCGCTGGCGCCGGCCGCGCTCGATCGGCTCGTGAAGAGCTGCCTCGCCAAGGATCCGGAAGACCGCTGGCAGAACGCCCGCGACGTCCGGAACGAGCTGACCTGGATCGGCCAGACGGGCTCGCAGCCCCTCCCCGCGGCGCCTGCCGGAGCCGCTCGAAAGAAGAACCGCGAGCGGCTCGCCTGGGTCGCGGCGATCGCCGCCGCGGCCGTCGCAGCCGTCGCGATCGCTGCCGCCCGCCGGCTCGGAAATCGCATCACGGAGCTCGATCGTCCGACGGTCGCTTCGGTCGTCGCGCCGCAGAAAACCGCGGTGCGCGGCGTCGCTCTCTCGCCTGACGGCCGCCGCCTCGTCTTCGTCGCGCGCGATTCTTCCGGAGCGAGCATCCTGTGGATCCGTTCCCTGAGCTCCCTGACGGTCCAGCCTCTCTCCGGGACCGAGAGCTCGTCGTTTCCCTTCTGGTCGCCCGACAGCCGTCTCATCGGCTTCTTCGCCGACGGAAAGTTGAAGAGGATCGATGCCTCCGGCGGCCCTCCGCAGGTGATCTGCGACGCGCCGGAGGCCCGCGGCGGAAGCTGGAGCCCCGACGGCGTGATCCTCTTCGCGCCTGCCGTCGACGGGCCGATCTTTCGCGTTTCCGCGTCCGGCGGTGTCCCCTCGCCGGTGACGAAGCTCGATCGCGCGCGCGGGGAGAGCAGCCATCGATTTCCTTTCTTTCTTCCGGACGGCCGTCACTTCCTCTATCTGGTCGCCAATTTCGGCGCCCCCGGAGATTTCCCGGGAATGGGGATCTACGCGCGAAGCCTCGCGAGCGAAAAGGAACAGCGCGTGTCGCCCGCGCACTCGGCCATGGCGTTTGCGTCCTCGTCGTTCGGGGGCCGCGAAGGATCGCTCGTATTCTGGAAGGACGGGAACCTGTTCGCGCAGCCTTTCGACACGAAGGCCCTGCGCGTCACGGGCGAACCTGCTCCCCTCGTCGAGGACGTCCAGTACTTCCCGCAGACCCAATCCGCCCTCTTTTCCGTGTCCGGGAACCGCGAGCTCGTCTACCAGCCGCGCGCCGCCTCGGGCGTCTCGCAGCTCGTCTGGTTCGATCGAAGCGGCCGGACGATCGGCACGCTCGGAACGCCCGCCAACCAGGCGAATCCGCGCATCTCGCCCGACGGAAAACGCGTCGCGCTCGACATCACCGATCCCCAGTCGGGGAACACGGACATCTGGATCTACGAGGCCGCGGGCGGCGTCCCGACGCGGTTCACTTCCGATCCGGCGCTGGAATCGGCCCCCATCTGGTCCCCGGATGGAAAGCGGGTCGTCTTCCAGTCGCTGCGCCGGAGCCACCCCGATCTCTACGAGAAAGCCTCGGACGGCTCCGGGAGCGAGGAGCTGCTCCTCGTCTCGGAGAGGACCAAGTACCCGACCGATTGGTCTCCCGACGGACGGAACCTTCTTTTCCGCGCGATCGACGCGAAGACGAACTTCGAGCTCTGGGTTCTGCCCGCGGGGAGTCGCGACCCGGTCTCGTATCTCAAGGCGGCGTTCGGAGTGAGCCACGGCCAGTTTTCGCCCGATGGACGCTGGGTGGCATACGCATCCAACGAGTCGGGTAAATGGGAGATCTACGTCGCGCCGTTCCCGGGACCCGGCGGCGACTGGAAGGTCTCGAGCGCCGGCGGCGCCGAACCGAGATGGCGAAGAGACGGGAAGGAGATCTTCTACCTCGCTCCCGACGGGAAAATGATGGCCGTTCCGGTCGTCGTCGAATCTTCGTTCGAGGCGGGCACGGCCGCACCCTTGTTCCAGACGCGGCGGCGGGAGCGCATCTCGGCGACCGATCTCTTCAGCTACGACGTCTCCGCCGACGGCCAGCGATTCCTGGTCAATACCGACGTCGGCGAGGTCGCCTCCTCGCCGCTGAACCTGCTTCTCAACTGGACTGCGGACTCGAAGCGATGACGCCATGACGCTCGCCGCCGGAACGAAGCTCGATGCCTGGGAGATTCTCTCCCCTCTCGGCGCCGGGGTCCCGCCGTCGCTCGCTTACGCGAGCTATGGCGCGGCTCGCATGGTGTCTTGATGCTTTCTCCCGGCATCAAGCTCGGGCCTTACGAGATTCTCGAACCCATTGGACGTGGCGGCATGGGAGAAGTTTATCGGGCGAGAGATACGAAACTGCACCGCGAGGTCGCGATCAAGGTCCTGCCGGAAAGCCTCGCCGCCGATCCCGAGCGCATCGCGCGGTTCGAACGCGAGGCGCGGGTCCTCGCGTCGCTCAATCACCCGAACATCGCGGCGGTGTACGGCGTCGACGACTCGAGCGAGGTCAAGGCCCTCGTCCTCGAGCTCGTCGAGGGCCCGACGCTGCAGGATCGGATCGAGTCGGGGGCGATCCCGGTCGATGAAGCGCTCCCGATCGCGCGGCAGATCGCGGAGGCGTTCGAGGCCGCGCACGAAAAAGGGATCGTCCATCGCGATCTCAAGCCGGCCAACGTCAAGGTCGATCGGGCCGGGACGGTCAAGGTCCTCGATTTCGGTCTCGCCAAGGCTCTCGACCCCGTCGTGTCGTCCTCGCCGGATCTCACGCACTCCCCGACGCTTTCGATCGGAACGCAGGCGGGAATGATTCTCGGCACGGCCGCTTACATGAGCCCCGAGCAGGCCCGCGGGAAACCGGTCGACCGGCGCGCCGACGTCTGGGCCTTCGGCGTCGTGTTCTTCGAGATGCTTTCCGGGCGCCGGCTCTTCCACGGGGAAACGGTCTCCGACACGCTCGCCGCCGTCATCAAGGAAGAGCCGGACTGGCAGTTCCTTCCCCCCGAGGTCCCGTCGTCAATCCGTGCTCTCCTGCGCCGCTGTCTGCAGAAAGATCCGCGGCAGCGCCTCCAGGCGATCGGAGAGGCGCGGATCACGATCGACGACGTGCTCTCCGGATCGCCCGCGGCGGCGACGGACGCGGAAGAAGCGCGCGCGGGGACTCGCCGCCCCGTGGTGCTTCCCTGGGCGCTCGCCGCCGTCCTCGCTGTCGTCGTGGCCGGGCTCGGAATCCTCGCGATTCGCCGACCGCGTCGAAGCCCTCCCGCACCCGTGCTCTCTTTCGTCCCGCCGCCTCCCGGCACCACGCTCCGTTCCTACGGATTCGGGTCCGGCCGCGTCGTCGTTTCGCCGGACGGGGCGCGACTGGCGTTTTCCGCGACCGATCAGGACGGCGTCACCAGGCTCTGGGTCCGGCCCCTGAATTCCGCGTCAGCCACGCCGGTGAAAGGGACCGAGGACGCGGCGTCTCCTTTCTGGTCGCCCGACGGCCGTTCCCTCGGATTCGTCGCGAACGGCAAGCTGAAGACCGCGGATCTCTCCGACGGCGACGTGGAGACGCTCGCCGACGCCGATTGGGAAACTGTCGGCGCATGGAGCCCGCGAGAGACGATTCTGTTCAAACCGCCGGGCGTGGGCGTGAATCCTCTCCGCAAGATCGCGGCTTCCGGGGGCCGAACCAGCGGGGTCACGAAGCTCGCGAGCGACGAGCGTACGCACGATAGCCCTTCATTCCTGCCCGATGGAAAGCATTTCCTCTTCGCCGCTCGGCGCGCCGACGGAAATTGCCGCCTCAAGATGGGCTCGCTCGATTCCGGCAAGGTGGCGACCATTTTGGAGGGCTCCTGCTTCGGCCTCTACGCAGGCGGATACCTTCTCTTCGGCCGAGGCCTCGACGTCTTCGCCCAGAGGTTCGACCCGGCGACCGCGAGGCTTTCCGGAAGAGCCGCCTTCCTCGCCCGGGCCGCGGATTGCTCAGCCGCGGGCGACTCCGTCCTGGCGTATCAGGCGCGGTCGGAAACGTCGCGCCTCGAGTGGTTCGACCGCAGCGGAAACTCCCTCGGAACCGTCGGCAACCCGGCAATCTACAGGTCGCCCAAGATCTCGCCCGACGGCAAGCAGATCCTTTCCGGAATCATGGACCGCGAGACGCGGTCGGTCGACCTGTGGTCGCTGCCGGCGGCGGGCGGGGAAAGCACGCGGCTGACGTTCGATTCCGGCGGGAAGACCTGGTCCGTGTGGTCCCCCGACGGCAAATACGTCTCGTACGCCGGCCCGGTCAAGGGAACCCCGGGAACGATGGCGATTTTTCGAAAAACCGCCGACGGATCCCGAGAGGCAGAGAAGCTCCTCACGGCCAGTCCGAACGAGGGGCAGCTCTTCTCCGTGGATTGGTCGCCGGACGGCCGATCTCTTTCGTTCGACGCTTTTGACATCAAGAGCGGCCAGTGTGAGAACTGGATCCTGCCGCTCTTCGGCGACAGGAAGCCCTTCCAGGTTTCC
This DNA window, taken from Thermoanaerobaculia bacterium, encodes the following:
- a CDS encoding protein kinase, with the translated sequence MLTPGTRLGPYEILSPLGAGGMGEVYKAKDTRLGRDVAIKVLPTHLIDDPDMKARFEREARAISQLTHAHICTLYDVGSEGGVEYLVMELLEGQTLADRLEKGPLPTEQILKYGVEIADALDRAHRAGIVHRDLKPGNVMLTKSGVKLLDFGLAKAVGANEPPSELSSLPTQAPSRPLTEKGTVMGTFQYMAPEQLEGKDADARTDIFAFGCLLYEMATGQKAFTGSTQASLVSSILRDEPKPISAVAPLAPAALDRLVKSCLAKDPEDRWQNARDVRNELTWIGQTGSQPLPAAPAGAARKKNRERLAWVAAIAAAAVAAVAIAAARRLGNRITELDRPTVASVVAPQKTAVRGVALSPDGRRLVFVARDSSGASILWIRSLSSLTVQPLSGTESSSFPFWSPDSRLIGFFADGKLKRIDASGGPPQVICDAPEARGGSWSPDGVILFAPAVDGPIFRVSASGGVPSPVTKLDRARGESSHRFPFFLPDGRHFLYLVANFGAPGDFPGMGIYARSLASEKEQRVSPAHSAMAFASSSFGGREGSLVFWKDGNLFAQPFDTKALRVTGEPAPLVEDVQYFPQTQSALFSVSGNRELVYQPRAASGVSQLVWFDRSGRTIGTLGTPANQANPRISPDGKRVALDITDPQSGNTDIWIYEAAGGVPTRFTSDPALESAPIWSPDGKRVVFQSLRRSHPDLYEKASDGSGSEELLLVSERTKYPTDWSPDGRNLLFRAIDAKTNFELWVLPAGSRDPVSYLKAAFGVSHGQFSPDGRWVAYASNESGKWEIYVAPFPGPGGDWKVSSAGGAEPRWRRDGKEIFYLAPDGKMMAVPVVVESSFEAGTAAPLFQTRRRERISATDLFSYDVSADGQRFLVNTDVGEVASSPLNLLLNWTADSKR
- a CDS encoding protein kinase, translating into MLSPGIKLGPYEILEPIGRGGMGEVYRARDTKLHREVAIKVLPESLAADPERIARFEREARVLASLNHPNIAAVYGVDDSSEVKALVLELVEGPTLQDRIESGAIPVDEALPIARQIAEAFEAAHEKGIVHRDLKPANVKVDRAGTVKVLDFGLAKALDPVVSSSPDLTHSPTLSIGTQAGMILGTAAYMSPEQARGKPVDRRADVWAFGVVFFEMLSGRRLFHGETVSDTLAAVIKEEPDWQFLPPEVPSSIRALLRRCLQKDPRQRLQAIGEARITIDDVLSGSPAAATDAEEARAGTRRPVVLPWALAAVLAVVVAGLGILAIRRPRRSPPAPVLSFVPPPPGTTLRSYGFGSGRVVVSPDGARLAFSATDQDGVTRLWVRPLNSASATPVKGTEDAASPFWSPDGRSLGFVANGKLKTADLSDGDVETLADADWETVGAWSPRETILFKPPGVGVNPLRKIAASGGRTSGVTKLASDERTHDSPSFLPDGKHFLFAARRADGNCRLKMGSLDSGKVATILEGSCFGLYAGGYLLFGRGLDVFAQRFDPATARLSGRAAFLARAADCSAAGDSVLAYQARSETSRLEWFDRSGNSLGTVGNPAIYRSPKISPDGKQILSGIMDRETRSVDLWSLPAAGGESTRLTFDSGGKTWSVWSPDGKYVSYAGPVKGTPGTMAIFRKTADGSREAEKLLTASPNEGQLFSVDWSPDGRSLSFDAFDIKSGQCENWILPLFGDRKPFQVSPVAADQFDGIFSPDGHWLAYFSYESGHPEVYVVPFPGPGGKYQISHGGGWLARWDGRGRLYFLTMGNRLMEADLAVSASSVRVNAIHPLFAIRPPNMAMPLFDVTADGQKFIVATSDAPEASSITLVANWTELLASRQERP
- a CDS encoding FG-GAP repeat protein → MSSRRRVLLSVLTGVISAAIAGAQGLDASRGVPPAAREAISRAIGSDISIFQEAKLGSTANASLGISVAISGDTLVAGAPYAQPAAAYVFVKPASGWADTTTFAAKLTASDGVTDDGFGSSVAILGDTVVVGATQFNIGSKGAAYVFVKPASGWKSTSAFTAKLTASGGFNSDAFGSQVAISANTIFVGASDARVGANAGQGAVYVFEEPGTGWATTSTFTARLTVAGGHADDELGSSLAVSGDTVVAGSPGFGSGFEAGYVFVEPVSGWASTTAFDAKLTVPDSVGNVGFGQSVALSEDTIVVGALYARIGSNHEQGAAFVFEKPPSGWESTSAFDAELAASDGNSSDYFGASVALSGRIVAVGAPLNAGSSPFPGSAYVFVKPAGGWTTTSAFDAKLRASDTVGADSFGGAIAISDGTLAVGASGAAPGGAVYLFGGLPSPCDPGRLCVAPVAFPPAEPVDPRTP
- a CDS encoding nuclear transport factor 2 family protein, whose protein sequence is MKRREFFAAAAALLGGAYAAGEGTPPAGDAEAVKRLIADYYDVFYRKRDVEKYRLLLTDDYRLLENGEIFDAAGDIATMPGPRSRYERSDRFDFRQVRVDGSFGYAVYFLDSDITDEKHGAQKRRWLESAIVRRERGAWRVAILHSTRITATG